The sequence AAATGTCCCGTAGGGACACCATGTCTATAGCAAATTTATTTGCGAAGAATTAAGCCCTGCTAAGGGCGATATAATTCTTCAATTTCATTTAATGTATAATGTTGATCAAATTCAATATTAAATTTCGTTAATAATTCCTGATATTCAGTCTTGAAGCTTTGTTTTTTATGATGTTCTTCTTGTCTTCTAATATAATTGATAACCGTATCCAATTGAGAATGAGCATAGGAAAAAGCACCGTATCCTGCCTGCCATTGAAATTTGCCTTTGACAAATTTTTTCTCATTGATCCATTTGGATGAACATCCTTTAACGTCCTGCATCAAATCAGAAATAGATTGGATGGGTTTCATTCCATAAAAAATATGGATATGGTCGGGCATACCACCAATGGCTAATAATTTATGTCCATTATTTTGAACAATGCCTGTGATGTATTTATACAATTCATCTTTCCATGATTTTGAAATAATGCTTTCACGTCCTTTTACAGCAAAAACGGATTGAATGTAGATTTGTGTGAATGTGTTTGCCATAATCTTTTATATTTCGTCCCTATGGGACTGGTTCTGTTTATTATTTATTCTATACATATGTTGTCCCTAACGGGACAAGCATAACTCATTCTATCAATTAATCCTAAACGTCCCATAGGGACATTATATCTATAGCAATTTAATTTGTGAAGAATTAAGCCCTGTTAAGGGCGATATAATCCTTCAATTTAATTTAGTGTTTATTTTTGATCAATTTCAATGCTAAGTTTAAGAATAGCTATACATGTTTGACAAAGATATCTTTTCCTTTTCTTTGAGATATTCCCCCAATAGCTTGAGCCTTTATACTAGCTTCTTCCAGATCATATAACAGACTTTTAGCATTTTCCTCTTTAAGAGAAAACATCAATCCCCCAGATGTCTGTGCATCCGCCAAAATCAATTTCATTACCTCAGGAATGCTTGCTGCAAATTCAACTTTAGAAGAAACAAAGTCAAGATTGTTTTTAGTTCCTCCGGGAATAATGCCCGATGTGGCAAACTCAAGAACTCCATCAAACAATTGTATTTTCTCGGCATAAATTTCAGCACTTACGGCTGAAGCTGTTGTGAGCTCAGATAAATGTCCTAACAAACCAAATCCTGTAATATCTGTGCATGCATGAATATTATATTTAGAAGCAATTTCAGCTGCTTTAGCATTGAGTTCACTCATGCTTGAAATGATGTCATTGTTTTGCTTCTCATTCAGCAATCCTCTTTTCATGGCTGTGGATAGGATGCCTGTTCCAATGGCTTTGGTTAAGATGAGAACATCACCAACTTTCGCCCCTGAATTTGTCCAAATTTTATCCGGATGACAAGTGCCGGTTACCACCATTCCAAATTTGGGTTCGGGATCTTCTACAGTATGTCCGCCAAGGATTGAAATTCCTGCTTCTGTTGCTTTGTCTTCCGCACCCTTGAGGATTTGGGATAGAACTTGCTCTGGCAATCGTTTGTCAGGAAAACCAACAATATTTAATGCAAATAGTGGTTTTGCACCCATGGCATATATGTCGCTGATCGCATTAGCTGCTGCAATGGCTCCAAATTGATAAGGATCATCAACAATTGGGGTGAAGAAATCAACGGTTTGAATGATGGCTGTTTCATCATTTATTCTATAGGCTGCTGCATCATCAGAAGTAGAATTTCCAATCAGGATATCAGGATGATTGCTTGGTTTCAGGTCTTTCAGAATTCGTTCTAAATACTGTGGCCTTATTTTGCAAGCACAACCTAATCCATGAGTAAATTGGGTGAGCTTGATTTCTCCAGTATCTATTGTAGGGCTAGATGTATTTGAAGATAGTTTTTGAACGGCTTTAATTATTTGTTCGGCTGCAATTTCAATGTCTGCTTCTGACGTATTCCGTCCTACAGAAAAGCGAATGGCACCCATCGCATATTCTAAAGGAACTTTCATGGCTTCCAAAACAGAACTTACATCCACTTGTTCTGCATGGCAGGCAGCTCCTGCAGAGGCTGCAATTTCTTTGAGTTCTGAAAGTAAAGTGTTGGCCTCAACATTTAGAAAACTGATATTCAGGGTATTTGGTAGCCGCTGTTTAGCATGCCCGTTTAGTTTTGTACTTTCCAATTTACTTTCTAGTGTAGTGTGTAATTTATCTCTCACTAGAGTAAAGTGTTTTTGATTGCTTTCTAAATCCCGTTTGGCAATTTCTGCAGCTTTGCCTAAACCAACAATTTCCAAAACATTCTCTGTTCCTGCCCGTAAATTTTGTTCATGATCGGCACCATGCATGAGTTTCTCGAGCTTGATCCCTCGTTTAATGTAGAGTGCACCTATTCCTTTTGGTGCATAAAGCTTGTGTCCGGCAATGGATAGCAGATCAACTCCTAGCTTAGTGACATCTGCTTCAATTTTTCCTAGACTTTGAGCAGCATCCGTATGAAAAACAATATTATGTTTTTTTGCAATCTGACTTATTTCTGAAATGGGCTGAATACTTCCTGTTTCATTATTGGCATGCATGATAGAAATTAGGATAGTAGATGGCTTGACTTCTTTATCAACATCCTTTGGATTGACAATCCCAAACTCATCCACCTCTACATAGCTTATTTCGAAACCATTCTTTTCTAAATATTTACACACTTCAATAACAGCAGGATGTTCAATTTTTGAGGTAATGATATGATTGCCTTTATTTTTATTGGCTAAAGCTATTCCTTTAATTGCATAGTTATTCGACTCGGTTCCACCACTGGTAAAAACGATTTCATCAGGATAACAATTAATCAAGTCAGCAATTTGTTTTCTTGCTTTTTCAACTGCAGTTTTTGTTTCAATGCCATAAGAGTGAGAACTGGAAGGATTCCCAAA comes from Bacteroidota bacterium and encodes:
- the selD gene encoding selenide, water dikinase SelD, whose amino-acid sequence is MRIIYLDYNATTPIASEVAEAMKPYLDQYFGNPSSSHSYGIETKTAVEKARKQIADLINCYPDEIVFTSGGTESNNYAIKGIALANKNKGNHIITSKIEHPAVIEVCKYLEKNGFEISYVEVDEFGIVNPKDVDKEVKPSTILISIMHANNETGSIQPISEISQIAKKHNIVFHTDAAQSLGKIEADVTKLGVDLLSIAGHKLYAPKGIGALYIKRGIKLEKLMHGADHEQNLRAGTENVLEIVGLGKAAEIAKRDLESNQKHFTLVRDKLHTTLESKLESTKLNGHAKQRLPNTLNISFLNVEANTLLSELKEIAASAGAACHAEQVDVSSVLEAMKVPLEYAMGAIRFSVGRNTSEADIEIAAEQIIKAVQKLSSNTSSPTIDTGEIKLTQFTHGLGCACKIRPQYLERILKDLKPSNHPDILIGNSTSDDAAAYRINDETAIIQTVDFFTPIVDDPYQFGAIAAANAISDIYAMGAKPLFALNIVGFPDKRLPEQVLSQILKGAEDKATEAGISILGGHTVEDPEPKFGMVVTGTCHPDKIWTNSGAKVGDVLILTKAIGTGILSTAMKRGLLNEKQNNDIISSMSELNAKAAEIASKYNIHACTDITGFGLLGHLSELTTASAVSAEIYAEKIQLFDGVLEFATSGIIPGGTKNNLDFVSSKVEFAASIPEVMKLILADAQTSGGLMFSLKEENAKSLLYDLEEASIKAQAIGGISQRKGKDIFVKHV
- the tnpA gene encoding IS200/IS605 family transposase — protein: MANTFTQIYIQSVFAVKGRESIISKSWKDELYKYITGIVQNNGHKLLAIGGMPDHIHIFYGMKPIQSISDLMQDVKGCSSKWINEKKFVKGKFQWQAGYGAFSYAHSQLDTVINYIRRQEEHHKKQSFKTEYQELLTKFNIEFDQHYTLNEIEELYRP